A single window of Metallosphaera hakonensis JCM 8857 = DSM 7519 DNA harbors:
- the endA gene encoding tRNA-intron lyase, translating to MRFTGELLGDRIVVFNLDEAKALYGMGFYGKPLAIAKPKSPKDIIRPLELSLVEGLYLMEQGLLDVRYQGEPMDQKNLETYATSMINKFRPLYIVYKDLKKRGFVVRSGIKFGSDFAIYTLGPGVEHAPFVVSVIDGTDQISVNELMSYGRVSHSTRKKLVLAIVNLHTDEIKYIMFKWVKL from the coding sequence ATGAGATTTACAGGTGAGTTGCTGGGAGATAGAATCGTCGTTTTTAATTTAGATGAGGCAAAGGCCCTCTATGGAATGGGGTTTTATGGAAAACCTTTGGCTATAGCTAAACCTAAATCACCCAAGGATATCATCAGACCTCTCGAACTCTCTCTTGTAGAGGGCCTCTACTTGATGGAACAGGGATTGTTGGATGTAAGGTACCAGGGTGAACCAATGGACCAAAAAAATCTCGAAACATACGCTACCTCTATGATTAATAAGTTTAGACCCCTTTACATAGTTTATAAAGATTTAAAGAAAAGAGGATTTGTTGTAAGGTCAGGCATAAAATTCGGTTCAGACTTCGCTATATACACTTTAGGTCCTGGTGTAGAACATGCACCCTTTGTGGTCTCAGTAATAGATGGGACAGACCAGATTTCAGTGAACGAGCTAATGAGTTATGGAAGAGTTTCCCATAGTACAAGAAAGAAGTTAGTTTTGGCAATAGTTAACCTTCACACTGATGAAATCAAGTACATAATGTTTAAATGGGTGAAGCTATGA
- a CDS encoding ABC transporter ATP-binding protein: MSQVKTKEKVLEVRDLKLSFYTRRGVYKALRGASLNLYSGEVLGIAGESGSGKSTLGLTIMGLLPRNARVEGGAVLLDSIDVIKTLRDYGSKTSKFSVKRNEKLIKKLNKELQKIRGKKISMVFQEPLTALNPVLPVGYQIAEAIYFHDPERLIRRALSRNKVTQAELRQLLNILKTQGEENFLQEIERRGLQGLDEQILSIWRRRDIHEARKEKMILGLANVKLSRVDIMGISLVQKNMTKFPVVSRFAKNALIREGYRLAVELLTFLGIPHPEKVVKLYPHELSGGMRQRIVIAIALANNPKVVIMDEPTSALDVTIQAQILDLIKDLKSDFNTSFIFISHDLSVLAEVSDRIGIMYAGKIVEIGDVKEIFQEPLHPYTKMLMESIPTMDKTVLKTVPGSVPDMRSPPPGCAFSPRCPFAMDECRIREPEMVDVNEGHSVACFMIRKGERT, from the coding sequence ATGTCACAGGTAAAAACTAAAGAAAAGGTTCTAGAGGTCCGGGATCTCAAACTAAGCTTTTACACTAGAAGGGGTGTCTACAAAGCACTTAGAGGAGCCAGCCTAAACCTTTATTCAGGCGAAGTACTGGGAATCGCAGGAGAGAGCGGTTCCGGGAAGTCCACATTAGGTCTCACCATTATGGGCCTTCTTCCAAGAAACGCAAGAGTTGAAGGTGGAGCTGTACTTCTAGATAGTATAGACGTGATAAAGACCTTAAGAGATTACGGTTCAAAAACCTCAAAGTTCAGCGTAAAAAGAAACGAGAAATTAATAAAAAAGTTGAATAAAGAGCTTCAGAAGATAAGAGGAAAAAAGATTTCCATGGTATTCCAAGAACCGTTAACTGCCTTGAACCCAGTTCTCCCTGTTGGCTATCAGATCGCTGAAGCCATTTATTTTCATGATCCAGAAAGGTTGATTAGACGGGCACTAAGCCGAAACAAGGTTACACAAGCTGAACTAAGACAGTTACTGAACATATTGAAAACTCAAGGGGAAGAAAATTTCCTTCAGGAGATAGAAAGGAGAGGTCTACAGGGTTTAGACGAGCAAATACTCTCTATATGGAGAAGAAGAGACATACATGAAGCTAGAAAGGAAAAAATGATCCTGGGTTTAGCCAACGTTAAACTATCTAGAGTGGACATCATGGGTATATCACTGGTTCAGAAAAATATGACCAAATTTCCTGTGGTATCTAGGTTTGCAAAGAATGCCCTGATTAGAGAGGGATATAGGTTAGCAGTAGAACTTCTTACCTTCCTTGGGATTCCTCATCCAGAAAAGGTAGTCAAGCTATATCCCCATGAGTTATCTGGAGGAATGAGGCAAAGGATTGTTATCGCGATAGCGTTGGCTAACAACCCCAAAGTGGTAATAATGGATGAACCCACGAGCGCGTTGGACGTTACAATTCAGGCACAGATATTGGACCTGATCAAGGACCTGAAGTCAGACTTCAACACGTCCTTCATTTTCATATCTCATGATCTATCTGTCCTGGCAGAAGTTTCTGATAGGATCGGCATAATGTATGCTGGAAAAATAGTGGAGATAGGGGATGTAAAGGAAATATTCCAGGAACCACTCCATCCCTACACTAAGATGCTGATGGAATCTATACCTACCATGGACAAAACCGTGCTTAAGACAGTTCCAGGCTCTGTCCCAGACATGAGAAGTCCTCCCCCTGGGTGTGCCTTCTCCCCCAGGTGTCCATTTGCCATGGACGAATGTAGGATAAGAGAACCAGAGATGGTTGACGTGAATGAAGGCCATTCTGTTGCATGCTTTATGATAAGGAAGGGTGAAAGAACGTGA
- a CDS encoding transcription initiation factor IIB yields the protein MSKDNSSGSECPPDKIIFDADRGEYICTETGEVIEERIVDQGPEWRAFTPEEKEKRSRVGGPLNQTIHDRGLSTLIDWKDKDAIGRNLDPKRRLEVLRWRKWQIRARIQSSIDRNLAQAMNELERISNLLGLPKSVKDEGALIYRKAVEKGLVRGRSIESVVAAAIYASCRRMKIARTLDEIAQYTKANRKEVARCYRLLLRELNVDVPVSDPKDYVTRIGSLLGLSGASMKLAAEILEKAKNVGLTAGKDPAGLAAAAIYIAALLNEERRTQKEIAQVAGVTEVTVRNRYKELIQELKIEIQNQ from the coding sequence ATGAGTAAAGATAATTCGTCTGGGAGCGAGTGCCCTCCCGATAAAATTATTTTCGATGCAGACAGGGGGGAGTACATATGCACCGAAACGGGAGAGGTTATTGAGGAAAGAATTGTAGATCAGGGTCCTGAATGGAGAGCATTTACACCTGAGGAGAAAGAAAAGAGGAGTAGAGTTGGGGGACCGTTAAATCAGACAATTCATGATCGAGGGTTATCAACACTTATTGACTGGAAGGATAAGGATGCTATAGGAAGAAATCTAGATCCAAAAAGAAGGTTGGAGGTTCTAAGGTGGAGAAAGTGGCAAATACGGGCTAGAATTCAGAGTTCAATAGATAGGAATCTAGCTCAGGCTATGAATGAGTTAGAGAGAATAAGTAACCTCCTTGGACTGCCAAAATCAGTAAAAGATGAAGGGGCATTAATCTATAGAAAGGCAGTGGAAAAGGGCCTGGTTAGAGGTAGGTCTATAGAGAGTGTGGTCGCTGCTGCAATCTATGCCTCATGCAGGAGAATGAAGATCGCCAGGACATTAGATGAAATTGCGCAGTACACTAAAGCAAATAGAAAAGAGGTAGCTCGATGCTATAGACTTCTCCTGAGAGAACTTAATGTCGATGTACCAGTAAGCGATCCTAAAGATTACGTAACTAGAATCGGATCACTTCTAGGCCTAAGCGGTGCTTCCATGAAACTTGCAGCTGAAATCCTTGAAAAGGCTAAAAATGTAGGGCTCACTGCAGGTAAAGATCCCGCTGGATTGGCTGCTGCAGCGATATATATAGCTGCTCTTCTGAACGAGGAGAGGCGTACTCAAAAAGAAATTGCCCAAGTTGCAGGCGTAACTGAGGTTACGGTTAGAAATAGATATAAGGAACTTATACAAGAGCTAAAGATAGAGATACAAAATCAATAA
- a CDS encoding ABC transporter ATP-binding protein, with translation MIGAFNLKKYFPVRGTAFKNLYVKAVDDVTIKINKGEVLGIVGESGSGKSTLGRLLIRLLEPTAGEILFDAPEDELKEYEEAILTRDEKKIKEISQRYSLLSKKGPELRKLRTRMNMVFQDPYSSIDPRYRILDVIMEPMISTGYLKGDEARKRVYDLLEEVGLPKNFAMRYPHELSGGQRQRVAIARALATDPDLLILDEPTSALDVSVQAQILNLLNELRRRKNITMALITHNIAVVSYMASRVAVMYSGKLMEIGDKESVLNNPKHPYTMALISSVPRPEPGSSRKRIILKGDPPNLITPPRGCVFHPRCPMAFNKCGWTIDEIMEDLNYLIQGKYYNLFEKSNLVIKDGKLFVDNVNIEELRKVIDEEKETIRSLTAIVDVTGDGEVKISGYDTPALFKESANREVSCLLYK, from the coding sequence GTGATAGGAGCCTTTAACCTGAAAAAGTATTTCCCTGTCAGGGGAACAGCGTTCAAAAACCTATATGTGAAGGCTGTAGATGATGTAACCATAAAAATTAACAAAGGTGAAGTCCTCGGGATAGTTGGGGAAAGTGGGTCTGGGAAGTCAACCCTGGGTCGATTACTAATAAGACTCCTAGAGCCTACTGCTGGTGAAATTTTATTTGACGCTCCTGAGGATGAATTAAAGGAATACGAGGAAGCCATCCTTACTAGGGACGAGAAGAAAATTAAAGAGATTTCTCAGAGGTATTCCCTTCTTTCTAAGAAGGGGCCAGAACTTAGGAAATTAAGGACTAGAATGAACATGGTTTTCCAAGACCCGTATTCGTCTATTGATCCCAGGTACAGAATACTGGACGTAATCATGGAACCCATGATTTCCACAGGATATCTCAAGGGAGACGAGGCAAGAAAGAGAGTTTATGACTTGTTGGAGGAAGTTGGGCTTCCTAAGAACTTCGCTATGAGGTATCCTCACGAACTTTCGGGAGGGCAAAGACAGAGAGTTGCAATAGCCAGGGCATTGGCAACTGATCCTGATCTACTAATATTGGACGAACCCACTAGTGCCTTAGACGTCTCAGTACAAGCCCAGATACTGAACCTGCTTAATGAGCTTAGGAGGAGAAAGAATATAACAATGGCTTTGATCACGCATAATATTGCTGTAGTAAGTTACATGGCGAGTAGGGTAGCTGTTATGTATTCAGGGAAACTAATGGAAATAGGGGATAAAGAAAGTGTTCTAAACAATCCAAAGCACCCCTATACAATGGCTTTGATCTCTTCAGTCCCGAGACCGGAACCTGGATCGAGCAGGAAAAGAATAATTCTAAAGGGGGATCCGCCAAACCTAATAACGCCTCCAAGAGGTTGCGTATTTCATCCCAGATGTCCCATGGCATTCAACAAATGCGGATGGACCATAGATGAAATAATGGAAGATTTGAACTATCTAATTCAAGGCAAGTACTACAATCTATTTGAGAAATCAAACCTAGTAATTAAAGATGGTAAACTATTTGTCGATAACGTCAATATAGAGGAGCTAAGGAAAGTGATAGACGAGGAAAAGGAGACTATCAGATCGCTAACAGCGATAGTCGATGTAACGGGGGATGGAGAAGTTAAGATATCAGGCTACGATACCCCGGCTCTGTTCAAAGAAAGCGCTAACAGGGAGGTTTCGTGTCTTCTCTATAAATGA
- the glyS gene encoding glycine--tRNA ligase: MPESDKVIELAKRRGIFWPSYEIYGGVAGLYDIGPVGTRIRNKIIQTWRRIFVEENSEFVVEIESPLITPSKVLEASGHVDNFTDPIVECTKCHKIYRADHLIEDTLKINVEGLKPSELTSLISEKGLKCPACGGELGEVRNFNLLFSTNIGPYSGSTGYLRPETAQGMFTAFKRVYETSRQKLPLGIAQIGRVARNEISPRQGLVRMREFAIMEVEFFIDPEDNEVPWLNKYYNEEFRVLFKDAKEKGGDPVLVKVKDMVEEKLVVNPWMAFWMASASRFVQSLGIPSSNFLFEEKLPHERAHYSSQTFDQIVELMGEKVEISGHAYRGNYDLSRHSKFSNEDLTVFKKFDQPRVVKRKTVIINRDKLKVNPDLQREVMTMISGKSPEQINELLERRVQVSGVPLSEFVNVIEREEKEHGTKFYPHVVEPSFGVERCLYLSILSAYREKKDRVVLSLPKEIAPYHIAVFPLLEKEELIKKAKEVHEILRRKYEVLYDDTGSIGKRYARVDEIGVPYAITIDPQTLDDNAVTIRDRDSWEQVRVKIEHLETIMDKLFSGQEFSMIAGEAKK; this comes from the coding sequence ATGCCAGAATCAGACAAAGTGATTGAGCTAGCGAAAAGAAGAGGAATATTTTGGCCCTCATATGAGATATATGGAGGAGTAGCAGGGCTATATGATATTGGGCCTGTGGGAACAAGAATAAGGAACAAGATTATTCAGACGTGGAGGAGAATATTTGTAGAGGAGAACAGCGAATTCGTTGTGGAAATTGAGTCTCCATTGATAACTCCCTCAAAAGTTCTTGAGGCCAGTGGTCATGTGGACAATTTCACCGATCCAATTGTCGAGTGTACCAAGTGCCACAAGATCTATAGGGCTGATCACCTTATTGAGGATACGCTTAAGATTAACGTAGAGGGACTAAAACCGTCCGAGCTAACCTCTCTTATATCAGAAAAGGGGTTGAAATGTCCCGCGTGTGGAGGAGAGCTAGGAGAAGTTCGCAACTTTAATTTGTTATTTTCGACTAATATAGGACCTTACTCCGGATCTACTGGTTATCTTAGACCAGAAACTGCACAGGGAATGTTCACAGCTTTCAAGAGAGTCTATGAGACCAGTAGACAGAAACTTCCCCTCGGCATAGCTCAGATCGGAAGAGTGGCCAGAAACGAAATATCTCCTAGACAAGGTCTAGTTAGAATGAGAGAGTTTGCAATTATGGAGGTAGAATTCTTCATAGATCCCGAGGATAATGAAGTTCCTTGGCTTAACAAGTATTATAATGAGGAATTTAGGGTACTTTTTAAAGATGCCAAGGAGAAAGGTGGAGATCCAGTCTTAGTAAAGGTAAAAGACATGGTAGAGGAGAAATTGGTTGTTAACCCTTGGATGGCATTCTGGATGGCTTCCGCATCAAGATTCGTGCAGTCCCTTGGAATTCCAAGTAGTAACTTCCTGTTCGAGGAGAAGCTCCCTCATGAAAGGGCTCACTATTCGTCTCAAACCTTTGATCAGATAGTGGAACTCATGGGTGAGAAAGTTGAGATATCAGGCCACGCGTATAGGGGAAATTACGACTTAAGTAGACATTCTAAATTTAGTAATGAAGATCTTACTGTTTTCAAAAAATTTGACCAACCTAGAGTAGTAAAACGAAAAACTGTAATAATTAATAGAGATAAACTGAAAGTGAATCCAGATCTACAGAGAGAGGTCATGACTATGATTTCTGGCAAATCACCTGAGCAGATTAATGAATTATTGGAAAGAAGGGTCCAGGTTTCTGGAGTTCCGTTGTCTGAGTTCGTAAATGTAATAGAACGGGAGGAGAAAGAACACGGCACGAAATTCTATCCCCATGTAGTCGAGCCCTCTTTTGGTGTAGAGAGATGCCTCTACCTAAGCATACTTTCAGCTTACAGGGAGAAGAAAGATAGAGTGGTGTTGTCCTTACCCAAGGAAATAGCGCCGTACCATATAGCTGTCTTCCCGCTTCTTGAAAAGGAGGAACTAATCAAAAAAGCTAAGGAAGTACACGAAATCCTGAGAAGAAAATATGAAGTGTTATATGATGACACTGGAAGTATAGGTAAAAGATATGCAAGAGTAGATGAGATAGGAGTTCCCTATGCTATAACAATAGATCCCCAAACCCTCGATGATAATGCAGTCACTATTAGAGATAGAGATTCATGGGAACAGGTCAGAGTTAAAATAGAACATCTTGAAACCATAATGGACAAGTTATTTAGCGGGCAAGAGTTTAGTATGATAGCAGGAGAGGCGAAAAAATGA
- the speB gene encoding agmatinase, producing MSDPRLLYLNETPQKFGLFKSKSPFAIVGIPMDITSSFRPGSRFAPQKIRHVSQFIEFLSIRSGVDMSEVGFVDFGDIILHPSDVEENVERISQVISYISELNKVVISIGGEHTITVGTVLGIKADCVLSFDAHLDLRDEYMGYRYDHACVQRRLSEKGVKIMEIGNRAMGRDEIEYAKASGIPFITSHEVKTLGVREVAMRVVNFLKPCNRIYITYDMDAIDPSYAPGVATPEPEGLDPSTVLDIMNLVADKRVVGFDVVEVSPSYDPTEITSVLGAKLILETAAKIKTKLL from the coding sequence ATGTCTGACCCAAGACTACTATATTTAAACGAAACTCCTCAAAAATTTGGATTATTCAAGAGTAAATCTCCCTTCGCAATAGTTGGAATACCAATGGATATAACGAGCAGTTTTAGACCGGGGAGCAGATTTGCTCCACAAAAAATAAGACATGTATCTCAATTTATAGAATTCCTCTCAATTAGGTCTGGTGTTGACATGTCGGAGGTAGGGTTTGTTGACTTTGGAGACATAATTCTCCATCCTTCTGATGTGGAGGAGAACGTAGAAAGAATATCTCAAGTAATCAGTTACATTTCGGAGTTAAATAAGGTCGTTATATCCATAGGCGGAGAGCACACCATCACCGTAGGGACAGTTTTAGGGATAAAGGCTGACTGTGTTCTCAGCTTTGATGCTCATCTTGATCTAAGGGACGAATACATGGGTTACAGGTATGATCACGCCTGCGTTCAACGCAGACTTAGTGAAAAGGGAGTTAAGATTATGGAGATCGGCAATAGAGCAATGGGAAGAGATGAGATCGAATATGCCAAGGCATCTGGGATACCGTTTATAACTTCACATGAAGTAAAAACGCTTGGAGTCAGAGAAGTAGCCATGAGGGTTGTGAATTTTCTTAAGCCATGCAATAGAATTTACATAACATATGATATGGACGCCATAGATCCTTCATATGCACCCGGGGTTGCTACGCCTGAACCTGAAGGATTAGATCCATCAACGGTTTTAGATATAATGAATCTAGTGGCTGATAAGAGAGTTGTTGGTTTCGATGTAGTGGAAGTCTCTCCGTCCTACGATCCCACTGAGATAACCTCTGTACTTGGAGCCAAACTGATTCTTGAAACTGCTGCAAAGATAAAAACTAAATTGCTTTAA
- a CDS encoding UbiX family flavin prenyltransferase, whose amino-acid sequence MDEGLAKETRTSKNKGEVIVGVSGASGVIYGISMVKTLLSLRYKPIVILTKGSLKVGKAEQGIDLVSTMKELTDEVYMENELDAPTSSSSSIVKTLGMAITPCSIRTLAQISSGISSNLLTRTAINMLRLRKRLVLVVRETPLGTIELENALKASRAGAIILPASPGFYIKPKTIEDLINFVVGKTLDALEIDHDVYKRWTK is encoded by the coding sequence ATGGATGAGGGATTGGCTAAGGAAACAAGAACAAGCAAGAACAAAGGCGAAGTTATAGTTGGGGTGTCAGGTGCCAGTGGAGTTATCTATGGTATATCCATGGTGAAAACTCTTTTATCGTTGAGATACAAGCCTATAGTAATTCTTACTAAGGGTTCTCTAAAGGTAGGCAAGGCGGAGCAGGGAATAGATCTGGTCAGTACGATGAAAGAACTTACAGATGAGGTTTACATGGAAAATGAGTTAGACGCTCCCACATCTAGTTCCAGTAGCATTGTCAAAACCCTAGGTATGGCTATTACGCCATGTAGCATTAGAACATTGGCCCAAATATCCTCTGGAATTTCCTCCAATTTACTAACTAGAACTGCTATAAACATGTTGAGGTTGAGGAAGAGATTGGTTTTAGTAGTTAGGGAAACCCCCCTAGGGACTATCGAACTTGAGAACGCTCTGAAAGCATCTAGAGCTGGAGCAATAATTTTACCAGCTTCCCCAGGCTTCTATATAAAACCCAAGACCATTGAAGACTTAATAAACTTTGTCGTTGGAAAAACTCTAGATGCCTTAGAGATAGATCATGATGTTTATAAGCGCTGGACTAAATGA
- a CDS encoding phosphate transport regulator: MSIAHMNLEERLQQISLKVIDQVRTLYELMKSGEAATPMQVYSKINGIKNSVEMDKFMLGEYIIRIKEGIQDKDLYIDVLNNLEKISQNLDAASYRLSVLISRGTQIDELLYKLITIIAEKLLASLTHLVESLRLLSINAQKSVESARNIMKLEEEVDDLYRSLELKLFEKKYDDLIYVMLMKDVADRLEDSEDMIRDSATSITYIAFGRL, encoded by the coding sequence ATGAGTATTGCTCACATGAACCTTGAAGAAAGACTACAACAGATATCTCTCAAGGTTATAGATCAAGTCCGAACTTTGTATGAACTGATGAAGTCAGGAGAGGCAGCCACGCCAATGCAGGTCTACTCTAAGATAAATGGTATAAAGAACAGCGTGGAAATGGATAAGTTCATGCTAGGGGAGTACATAATAAGAATAAAGGAAGGAATACAGGACAAGGATCTTTATATAGACGTGCTAAATAACCTAGAAAAGATCTCTCAAAATCTAGATGCAGCCTCCTACAGACTTAGCGTGTTGATATCTAGGGGAACACAAATAGACGAGTTATTATATAAATTAATAACTATTATAGCAGAAAAATTGCTTGCTTCACTGACTCATTTAGTGGAATCCCTTAGGCTACTCTCTATCAATGCGCAAAAATCGGTTGAGTCTGCAAGAAATATAATGAAACTGGAAGAAGAAGTTGATGATCTCTATAGAAGCCTAGAGCTAAAATTGTTTGAGAAAAAATATGACGATTTAATATATGTAATGCTTATGAAAGATGTGGCGGACAGATTGGAAGACAGTGAAGACATGATCAGAGACTCTGCCACGTCAATAACCTATATAGCCTTCGGGAGGTTGTAA
- a CDS encoding TIGR00304 family membrane protein gives MRLTLIGIIVILIGFALVFAGSVSSISPSNSTVGGVVLIGPIPIIFGKGSEGNLIPLMIIGLIFTIIAIIFFLGSIWIFRKSQ, from the coding sequence ATGAGATTAACCCTAATTGGGATAATCGTTATCCTTATTGGTTTTGCCCTTGTCTTTGCTGGTTCAGTATCCAGTATTTCGCCCTCTAACTCTACTGTGGGGGGAGTAGTTCTGATAGGTCCAATACCAATTATTTTTGGTAAAGGGAGTGAGGGAAACTTAATACCCTTAATGATAATAGGGCTCATTTTTACAATTATCGCCATTATATTCTTCCTGGGATCCATCTGGATATTTAGAAAGTCTCAATGA
- a CDS encoding translation elongation factor, which translates to MYKGNIMTVLARDKEIAKHISEKFGKLHEDGKVRIFYRRNGDYIRSILTSAEYPDKILELAEIVSLSSKHFVYVGENLSWVEGELALLATASGSNVFVVTNRPESDIRKVFKGTSLESAPVIPEPVDDETVMADEGVAYIDKAFVVKGVGVVVTGFSRMEIKVHDKLVLLPSMKETEVKSIQVLDEDQESVGPGIRIGLALRNVKEDEVKESYLMVKPAVKAEKEFSGKGVIFPWSQSMDGQFHFVSYGVSVTGSLTKDGDMMKITLNQPMPKPKRFIILNVNAKQGKPRVVGYMIPD; encoded by the coding sequence TTGTATAAGGGCAATATAATGACAGTTCTTGCCAGGGATAAAGAGATAGCGAAACATATCTCAGAGAAGTTTGGAAAACTTCATGAAGATGGAAAGGTAAGGATATTTTATAGAAGGAATGGGGATTATATAAGATCCATATTAACATCGGCTGAATATCCAGATAAAATTCTTGAGTTAGCTGAGATAGTCAGCTTATCCTCTAAGCATTTCGTTTACGTTGGAGAAAATCTTTCCTGGGTGGAAGGCGAATTGGCTCTCCTAGCTACTGCATCTGGTTCTAACGTGTTCGTAGTTACCAATAGGCCAGAGAGTGATATCAGAAAGGTGTTTAAGGGAACTTCGTTGGAGTCCGCCCCAGTTATACCAGAACCAGTTGATGATGAGACTGTAATGGCGGATGAAGGGGTTGCATACATAGATAAAGCATTTGTGGTCAAGGGAGTAGGTGTTGTAGTTACAGGTTTTTCGAGGATGGAAATAAAGGTTCATGATAAATTGGTTCTTCTGCCCTCAATGAAGGAAACGGAGGTGAAAAGTATTCAAGTCCTTGATGAAGACCAAGAGTCAGTGGGACCAGGTATTAGGATTGGGTTAGCACTCAGAAATGTTAAGGAAGACGAAGTTAAGGAATCCTATTTAATGGTAAAACCCGCTGTAAAGGCCGAGAAGGAATTCTCGGGTAAGGGTGTTATATTTCCTTGGAGTCAGAGCATGGATGGACAGTTTCATTTTGTAAGTTATGGAGTATCTGTTACAGGATCTTTGACGAAAGATGGGGACATGATGAAAATAACCCTAAATCAGCCAATGCCGAAACCAAAAAGGTTTATCATTTTAAACGTGAACGCTAAGCAAGGAAAACCTAGAGTGGTAGGCTACATGATACCAGATTAG
- a CDS encoding DNA-directed RNA polymerase subunit P, protein MTDLFRCGKCWKTFDSDKLRVLPGVRCPYCGYNILYMIRKPTIKAVKAI, encoded by the coding sequence ATGACTGATTTATTTAGATGTGGGAAGTGCTGGAAGACTTTTGACAGTGATAAATTGAGGGTTTTGCCTGGTGTTAGATGCCCCTATTGTGGATACAATATCCTATATATGATAAGAAAGCCGACAATTAAGGCAGTTAAAGCAATTTAG
- a CDS encoding ABC transporter permease, protein MEKQIFDEEEKRFYNLKLSMKVFLSNKTAVAGLIIFLGYVIDALLMQFYPEVIGVRNPNTLIYNFINPVPQPPSAQYPLGTTYPGVNLLQAIMEAIRVDLGFSLLIVVSGALIGAVIGVLAAYIGGYLDEVLMRVTDIFFSVPYLVLALAVGFVLGRSLNSMVIALIIVWWPIYARYSRSLTLSLRESMFIEAAKASGASNLRIMFRHILPNTLPPILVQISLDLGSVVGIFATLAFIGFIPNANIPELGYLTSLGLNYIQSAPWTVIFPGLAITLFALSVNLMGDGLRDVIDPRRRS, encoded by the coding sequence ATGGAAAAACAGATATTCGATGAGGAGGAAAAGAGATTTTATAACTTAAAACTATCAATGAAAGTCTTCCTTTCAAACAAAACCGCCGTTGCAGGACTGATCATTTTTTTGGGATACGTTATTGATGCACTTCTAATGCAATTTTACCCAGAGGTAATCGGTGTAAGAAACCCTAACACACTCATCTACAATTTCATTAATCCAGTTCCACAGCCTCCCTCAGCCCAATATCCCCTTGGAACCACATATCCTGGAGTAAATCTACTTCAGGCCATAATGGAGGCTATAAGGGTGGACTTAGGTTTCTCCCTTCTCATAGTAGTTAGCGGTGCCCTAATAGGAGCCGTTATAGGAGTCTTGGCTGCTTACATAGGGGGCTACCTTGATGAAGTACTCATGAGAGTTACCGACATATTCTTTAGTGTACCATATCTAGTGCTGGCATTAGCCGTGGGCTTCGTATTAGGCAGAAGTCTGAACAGCATGGTTATTGCATTAATTATTGTCTGGTGGCCCATATACGCTAGATACTCTAGGAGCTTAACCCTTAGCCTTAGGGAGAGCATGTTCATAGAGGCAGCAAAGGCCTCTGGGGCAAGTAACCTCAGGATAATGTTTAGGCATATACTTCCTAACACTCTACCTCCTATCCTAGTTCAGATATCCCTTGACTTGGGCTCTGTGGTGGGGATATTCGCGACCCTAGCATTCATCGGTTTCATACCGAATGCCAATATACCCGAACTTGGTTACCTTACTAGTTTAGGACTGAACTACATCCAGTCTGCACCTTGGACCGTGATATTTCCTGGATTAGCCATAACCTTATTCGCTCTCTCTGTGAATTTAATGGGAGATGGGCTTAGAGACGTCATTGACCCCAGGAGGAGAAGTTGA
- the yciH gene encoding stress response translation initiation inhibitor YciH, producing MADNLCGGLPPEICEQLNKEEQFIKIKLEKRRYGKEVTVIEGLGEDADLKKIASELKSKLAAGGTVKNGRIEIQGDHRDRARDLLVKLGFPESNITVIE from the coding sequence ATGGCAGACAATTTGTGTGGAGGACTTCCACCCGAAATATGTGAACAGTTGAATAAAGAAGAGCAGTTTATAAAGATAAAGCTTGAAAAAAGAAGATATGGTAAAGAGGTAACAGTTATTGAGGGTTTAGGTGAAGACGCTGATCTAAAAAAGATAGCTTCAGAATTAAAGTCCAAGTTGGCAGCAGGGGGAACGGTGAAAAATGGGCGAATCGAGATCCAAGGAGATCATAGAGATAGAGCAAGGGACTTGCTAGTTAAGTTAGGTTTTCCAGAGTCCAATATAACAGTAATTGAATAA